TCGCTGTACCAACAGGTATTAAAATTTTCAACTGGCTATTTACAATTTGGGGTGGATCTATTAAATTTACGTCCCCAATGGTATGGTCTGTAGCATTTATTCCTACATTCGTTATGGGTGGAGTAACAGGTGTAATGCTTGCTATGGCTGCAGCTGACTATCAATACCATGATAGTTACTTTGTAGTAGCTCACTTCCACTATGTAATTGTAGGTGGGGTAGTATTCTCATTATTTGCTGGTGCCATTTACTGGTGGCCAACAATGTTTGGTAAATTGTTAAATGAAAAATTAAACATGGTAACCTTTGTTTTATTCTTTACTGGTTTCCATTTAACTTTCTTTATCCAACATTTCTTAGGCTTAATGGGGATGCCTCGTCGTGTATTCACATTCTTACCTGGTCAAGGGTTAGATACAGGGAACTTTATTAGTACAATCGGTGCTTTCTTAATGGCAGCTGGAACAATTCTTTTACTTATTAATATTGTCTACACGGCAGTAAAGGGTAAAAAAGTTGGAAGAGATCCATGGGGAGACGGTCGTACACTTGAGTGGGCGATTTCATCACCACCACCTGAGTATAACTTTAAACAAACTCCACTTGTTCGTGGATTAGATGCTCTTTGGATTGAGAAGATGGAAGGAAATAAAGAAATGACACCAGCAGAACCACTTGGTGACATTCATATGCCTAACGGTTCAATCCTACCGTTTATTATGTCATTTGGATTATTTATTGTATCATTTGGATTAATGTACCGTGAAGATTACAGTTGGGGACTTCCTGCGATCATTGTAGGTTTCATTATTACTTTCGCTTGTATGTTCTTACGTTCTGTTATTGATGATCATGGATATCATATCCATAAAGAGGACTTACTTAATGAAGATAAAGGAGGGAAAGCGTAATGGCATCTGTTGAAGAAAAATTAACAGCAGAAAATTTCCCTGCTTCGCCTGAAAAGTCAACCCTTGAAGGCAAAAATAAATTTACTGGCTTTTGGTTATTCCTTGGTGGAGAGACAGTACTCTTTGCAACTCTTTTTGCAACATTCTTAGCTTTAAGAGAATCTACTGCAGGTGGGGCTACCACACAAGAGTTATTTGAAATTCCTCTTGTATTTGCAGCAACGATGTTACTTTTAACATCAAGTTTAACTAGTGTATATGCAATGTACCATATGAAAAACTTCAATTTTGGTAAAATGCAACTTTGGTTAATCATTACTGTTCTATTAGGATTGGCATTCCTGATTTTGGAAATTTATGAGTTTAATCATTATGTCCATGAATTTGAATTCACAATTACTAGTAGTGCACTTGGATCTTCTTTCTACACGCTAGTAGGAACACACGGACTTCACGTTGCTTTTGGTCTATTATGGATTACTACCTTAATTGTTCGAAATGCAAAACGTGGCTTAAGTTTGTATAATGCACCTAAATATTATGTTGCAAGTTTATATTGGCACTTTATTGATGTTGTTTGGGTGTTCATTTTCACTGTTGTATACTTAATGGGAATGGTGGGATAAACTGATGGCAAATAATCATAATTCAACAAACCCTAAAGTAGATCTTGCTTATCGTCGTAAAAAAAATGCAGAGGATATGAAACATCAGGTTGTAACATTTGGCATGATGATTTTCTTAACAATTGTCGCATTTATTGCTGTAGGATATGATGGAATTGCTGAATGGTTCAAGATTCCTTTTATCATTACTCTTGCGGTTATTCAAGTCATTTTCCAGCTTTACTACTTTATGCATATGAGTCATAAAGGACATGAAACTCCAGCATTATTTCTTTTTTCAGGTGTAGGAGTTGCTGGCTTAACAGTTTTAGCTTTCGTTACGATCATTTGGTGGTAATGAAAACAATGAAGAGCAATTGGCGTATATGCTGATTGCTCTTTCTTTATTCGTTAATCCTTAAATACCCACTTAAACGGGATATAATTATTGGTTAGTTGTATATAAATAATTAAATTATCCCCTTAATAGCAAATGTATTTAGATATATATTAGGCTCTCTTAGAGTGTTATCATTAATAAACCTCTAATGTATTTGTCATAGAACGTTCATTGATACGCTATGAACTAAAAGTGTATAATAATCCTGAAAGACTAGCTTAAGGAGCTGACTTAAAGATGAGCTTTGATATATTTGGATTTCGTGCCTTGTGGAGTCCGTATTTTTTCATTGTTTTACTTGTGATTGTAGCCATCTATTTTTTGATCATTGGACCTTGGCGAACTAAGTTTAAAGATAGTTCTCCTGTTTCAAATAAACAAAAATTACTTTTTGTCACGGCTATACTGTTTATCTATATTAGTAAAGGAAGTCCTGTTGATCTTCTTGGGCACATTATGTTTAGTGC
This genomic stretch from Metabacillus sp. B2-18 harbors:
- the ctaE gene encoding cytochrome c oxidase subunit III, whose protein sequence is MASVEEKLTAENFPASPEKSTLEGKNKFTGFWLFLGGETVLFATLFATFLALRESTAGGATTQELFEIPLVFAATMLLLTSSLTSVYAMYHMKNFNFGKMQLWLIITVLLGLAFLILEIYEFNHYVHEFEFTITSSALGSSFYTLVGTHGLHVAFGLLWITTLIVRNAKRGLSLYNAPKYYVASLYWHFIDVVWVFIFTVVYLMGMVG
- the ctaF gene encoding cytochrome c oxidase subunit IVB is translated as MANNHNSTNPKVDLAYRRKKNAEDMKHQVVTFGMMIFLTIVAFIAVGYDGIAEWFKIPFIITLAVIQVIFQLYYFMHMSHKGHETPALFLFSGVGVAGLTVLAFVTIIWW